A single Natronorubrum sediminis DNA region contains:
- a CDS encoding helix-turn-helix domain-containing protein: MTISSQEHRPAPLIDPIPSDLDSTQAKLVYLYLEATDGATIDDLGATLSMSKLSILSILNTLSSAGYVNRTDGEYVVS, from the coding sequence ATGACAATAAGTTCACAAGAACACCGACCCGCTCCGCTCATCGATCCAATTCCAAGCGATCTCGATTCGACCCAGGCCAAACTGGTGTATCTCTATCTCGAGGCGACCGACGGCGCGACCATCGACGACCTCGGCGCGACGCTCTCGATGTCCAAGCTGTCCATTCTGAGCATCCTGAACACGCTCTCGAGTGCTGGCTACGTTAACCGAACCGACGGCGAGTACGTCGTCTCGTAA
- the glnA gene encoding type I glutamate--ammonia ligase → MTSGSLTTAEETVLDEIEEKDIDFLRLQFTDILGTVKNVSVPARQAEKAFAEGIYFDGSSIEGFVRIQESDMRLVPDPDTFAVLPWRQSEGGSSARMICDVYNTSTGEPFEGDPRRVLKNALERADEMGYTVNAAPEPEFFMFEEDEDGHATTETADHGGYFDLAPKDLAADVRRDIIYGLEDMGFEIEASHHEVARGQYEINFEYDDALATADNVGTFRTVVRAIAAQHDLHATFMPKPIPKINGSGMHTHLSLMTEGGENAFHDEDDEFNLSDTAHSFLAGILEHAPAITAVANPTVNSYKRLVPGYEAPVYVAWSDRNRSALIRKPAARVPAASRVELRSPDPSCNPYLALAVMIQAGLEGIEQGLEAPDPVRENIYEFDEAKREEYGIETLPSNLGKAVDALKEDEVIYDALGEHIGEKFVEAKSQEFEEYLIDVSEWELDRYLETF, encoded by the coding sequence ATGACAAGTGGAAGTCTGACCACGGCAGAAGAAACCGTACTGGACGAAATTGAGGAGAAGGACATCGATTTCCTTCGATTGCAGTTCACCGACATTCTGGGGACGGTAAAGAACGTCTCAGTTCCGGCTCGACAGGCCGAAAAGGCGTTCGCAGAGGGAATCTATTTCGACGGCTCGTCGATCGAAGGCTTCGTTCGCATTCAGGAGTCGGACATGCGTCTGGTTCCGGATCCGGACACGTTCGCCGTCCTCCCGTGGAGGCAGAGCGAGGGGGGATCGTCCGCCAGAATGATCTGTGACGTCTACAACACGTCGACTGGCGAACCGTTCGAGGGAGATCCACGACGCGTGCTCAAGAACGCACTCGAGCGCGCCGACGAGATGGGCTACACGGTCAACGCCGCCCCCGAACCGGAGTTCTTCATGTTCGAGGAGGATGAAGACGGCCACGCGACGACCGAAACCGCAGACCACGGCGGCTACTTCGACCTCGCACCGAAAGACCTCGCCGCCGACGTGCGCCGCGACATCATCTACGGCCTCGAGGACATGGGCTTCGAAATCGAGGCGAGCCACCACGAGGTCGCCCGCGGGCAGTACGAGATCAACTTCGAGTACGACGACGCCCTCGCGACGGCCGACAACGTCGGCACGTTCCGCACCGTCGTCCGGGCCATCGCCGCCCAACACGACCTACACGCGACGTTCATGCCAAAGCCGATCCCGAAGATCAACGGCTCGGGCATGCACACACACCTCTCGCTGATGACCGAGGGCGGCGAGAACGCCTTCCACGACGAGGACGACGAGTTCAACCTCAGCGACACCGCCCACTCGTTCCTCGCGGGCATCCTCGAGCACGCGCCGGCGATTACGGCAGTCGCGAACCCGACGGTCAACAGCTACAAGCGACTCGTCCCCGGCTACGAGGCACCCGTCTACGTGGCCTGGTCCGATCGCAACCGCTCGGCGCTAATCCGCAAACCGGCCGCCCGTGTACCCGCGGCCTCCCGTGTCGAACTCCGCTCGCCCGACCCCTCGTGTAACCCCTACCTCGCGCTCGCGGTCATGATTCAGGCTGGACTCGAGGGCATCGAGCAGGGACTCGAGGCGCCGGATCCGGTTCGAGAGAACATCTACGAGTTCGACGAGGCAAAGCGCGAAGAGTACGGCATCGAGACGCTCCCCTCGAATCTCGGAAAGGCAGTCGACGCCCTCAAGGAAGACGAGGTTATCTACGACGCACTCGGCGAACACATCGGCGAGAAGTTCGTCGAGGCCAAATCACAGGAGTTCGAAGAGTACCTCATCGACGTCTCCGAGTGGGAACTCGATCGCTACCTCGAGACGTTCTAA
- a CDS encoding glycosyltransferase family 2 protein, producing MYKGSRIGVVVTAYNEAPFVGTVIETVPDFVDRIYVIDDDSPDDSWSVIQQVASRLNDTAARDLEPAVTDGGDGQRVVPIQHEENRGYGAAVKTGYRNAVDDGMDVIAVMNGDGQMDPDILHRIIDPVVDGDADYAKGNRLLHPDDREDMSAFRFFGNALLTGLSKFASGYWAIGDPQNGYTAISSETVESLDLDGITDEHGFLNHLLAHLNVHERRVADVPMTAIYGDEESSIRYVPFIRFVSMLLLRNFLWRLKTKYVVSEFHPAVVMYGAGSIGVAGGSAGLVGSVVRTLRGNDGFAGAIGSFVALVLGIIALGLGIWFDAEESADLEVTEYEYTESPTNTEQYREAP from the coding sequence ATGTATAAGGGAAGTCGAATCGGCGTCGTCGTCACGGCGTACAACGAAGCGCCGTTCGTCGGGACCGTCATCGAGACGGTTCCCGATTTCGTCGACCGAATTTACGTGATCGACGACGATTCGCCGGACGATAGCTGGAGCGTTATCCAGCAGGTCGCCTCGAGACTCAACGACACCGCCGCCAGGGACCTCGAGCCGGCCGTTACCGACGGCGGTGACGGACAGCGAGTCGTTCCGATCCAACACGAGGAAAATCGCGGCTACGGCGCAGCCGTCAAGACGGGCTACAGAAACGCCGTCGACGACGGCATGGACGTCATCGCCGTGATGAACGGCGACGGCCAGATGGACCCCGACATCCTCCATCGGATCATCGACCCCGTCGTCGACGGCGACGCCGACTACGCGAAAGGCAACCGACTCCTCCATCCTGACGACCGCGAGGATATGTCGGCGTTCAGGTTCTTCGGCAATGCCCTGCTCACCGGGCTCTCGAAGTTCGCCTCCGGCTACTGGGCCATCGGCGACCCCCAGAACGGCTACACGGCAATCTCGAGCGAAACGGTCGAATCACTGGACCTCGATGGGATCACGGACGAGCACGGCTTCCTCAATCACCTCCTCGCGCACTTGAACGTCCACGAACGCCGCGTCGCTGACGTACCGATGACGGCGATCTACGGGGACGAAGAGAGCAGCATTCGTTACGTTCCGTTCATCCGGTTCGTCTCGATGTTGTTGCTTCGAAACTTCCTCTGGCGACTGAAAACCAAGTACGTCGTCTCCGAGTTTCACCCAGCCGTCGTCATGTACGGCGCGGGATCGATCGGGGTGGCCGGTGGAAGCGCCGGATTGGTCGGATCGGTCGTGCGGACGCTGCGCGGCAACGACGGCTTCGCCGGAGCGATTGGCTCCTTCGTCGCGTTGGTGCTCGGGATAATCGCACTCGGACTCGGGATCTGGTTCGACGCCGAAGAGAGCGCCGACCTCGAGGTGACGGAGTACGAGTACACCGAGTCACCAACGAACACGGAACAGTATCGAGAAGCACCCTGA
- a CDS encoding nucleotide sugar dehydrogenase: MSRETAEQETTGSAESGTNGDDSAIGLYRASCSSDRQRELLTSGETPVAVYGLGKMGLPLAGVYAERFGNVTGVDIDPAVVERIADGESHIVGEPGLETLIADQVDAGRLEATTDGQRAASMARIHVIIVPTLLDDDQQPDLTTVESVVDDIAAGLEPGDLVVAESTLPPTSCRDVIQPHLEQKSGLSGDEFGLAFCPERTSSTTALRDIRGEYPKVVGGIDDESTRAAALLYDELSSNEVHPVSDATTAEAVKVFEGIYRDVNIGLANELGRLADELGISVREAIQTANDLPMCQLHDPGPGVGGHCIPYYPHFLLAQNDEPMAVTQTARELNDEMPTVVVDRLERVLTAEDADLDGASVLVLGVTYRPGIEETRASPALGVIDALEERGADVAGIDPLVDPEAYGARALEIDELSNESFDAAVLVTPHDEFDAISWDDLEPMVIVDGRDALDLAETDHRVYTLAGKVDGQSPAGGLAGDELKLGGERSLTADGGVSERAGDRTTTSVSSADEPTTDGRHGGDDV; this comes from the coding sequence ATGAGCCGAGAGACGGCCGAGCAGGAAACGACCGGATCGGCCGAAAGCGGAACGAACGGCGACGACTCGGCGATCGGCCTCTATCGAGCCTCGTGTTCGAGCGACCGACAGCGCGAGTTGCTCACGTCGGGCGAGACTCCAGTGGCCGTCTACGGCCTCGGGAAGATGGGGCTCCCCCTCGCTGGCGTCTACGCCGAACGGTTCGGAAACGTCACCGGCGTCGACATCGACCCAGCCGTCGTCGAGCGGATCGCGGACGGCGAGAGCCACATCGTCGGCGAACCGGGTCTCGAGACGCTGATCGCCGACCAGGTCGACGCCGGCCGACTCGAGGCGACCACGGACGGCCAGCGGGCAGCCTCGATGGCCCGAATTCACGTCATCATCGTCCCGACGCTGCTAGACGACGATCAGCAGCCGGATTTGACGACGGTCGAGTCGGTCGTCGACGACATCGCCGCCGGCCTCGAGCCGGGGGATCTCGTCGTCGCCGAATCGACGCTGCCGCCGACGAGTTGTCGTGACGTCATCCAGCCCCACCTCGAGCAAAAGAGCGGCCTGTCGGGCGACGAGTTCGGCCTCGCGTTCTGTCCCGAGCGAACGTCGTCCACGACGGCGCTCCGGGACATCCGCGGGGAGTACCCGAAGGTCGTCGGCGGCATCGACGACGAGAGCACCCGCGCGGCCGCCCTCCTCTACGACGAACTCTCGAGCAACGAAGTACACCCCGTCTCCGACGCGACGACGGCCGAAGCCGTCAAAGTGTTCGAGGGGATCTACCGCGACGTCAACATCGGGCTGGCGAACGAGTTGGGCCGACTCGCGGACGAACTCGGCATTTCGGTTCGCGAAGCGATTCAAACGGCGAACGACCTGCCGATGTGTCAGCTCCACGACCCCGGCCCTGGAGTCGGTGGCCACTGCATCCCCTACTACCCCCACTTCCTGCTGGCTCAGAACGACGAGCCGATGGCCGTGACCCAGACCGCCCGGGAACTCAACGACGAGATGCCGACGGTCGTCGTCGACCGCCTCGAGCGAGTGCTCACAGCCGAGGACGCCGATCTCGACGGAGCATCCGTCCTCGTGCTGGGCGTGACCTACCGGCCAGGCATCGAGGAAACGCGAGCCTCGCCGGCACTGGGCGTGATCGACGCGCTCGAGGAGCGCGGAGCCGACGTCGCCGGAATCGATCCGCTCGTCGATCCAGAAGCGTACGGCGCTCGAGCGCTCGAAATCGACGAGCTTTCGAACGAATCGTTCGACGCCGCCGTGCTCGTCACCCCACACGACGAGTTCGACGCGATTTCGTGGGACGACCTCGAGCCGATGGTGATCGTCGACGGCCGAGACGCCCTCGATCTGGCGGAGACCGACCACCGTGTGTACACGCTCGCGGGGAAAGTCGACGGACAGTCACCGGCGGGTGGCCTCGCGGGCGACGAGCTGAAATTAGGTGGCGAGCGATCGCTCACGGCAGACGGTGGCGTGAGCGAACGGGCTGGTGATCGAACGACGACCAGCGTTTCCTCGGCCGACGAGCCGACGACCGACGGCCGACACGGAGGGGACGATGTATAA
- a CDS encoding Gfo/Idh/MocA family protein, with product MNRTPSARPISAGVIGVGSMGENHARVYSELRSVDLACVSDNDDEVAQRVAREYDTDAVAFDTVLERCDVVTVAVPTSVHYDVVSKCLDAGVHVLVEKPIAETVEEGRALAEQAADAGLVLQVGHIERFNPAVQTVSELIDDLEVISLEAERLGPPLERTSLGNVVSDLMVHDIDIVRAILDGQPDAMTAMGTDDGQYTTATLQYDDVVASLTASRVTQKKVRRLTVTARECLLEVDYLQQSVLIHRNSYPEYVVDDGKRRYRHESVIERPRVDNGEPLRHELEAFLEAVRTDSEPVVTAEDGIAALETVQTISALVDDETPKREVQAQ from the coding sequence ATGAACCGAACACCCTCCGCACGACCGATCAGCGCCGGCGTCATCGGCGTCGGCTCGATGGGCGAAAACCACGCGCGCGTCTACAGTGAACTGCGATCGGTCGACCTCGCGTGCGTCAGCGACAACGACGACGAGGTCGCCCAGCGAGTCGCCCGCGAGTACGACACCGACGCCGTCGCGTTCGATACCGTCCTCGAGCGCTGTGACGTCGTCACGGTCGCCGTGCCGACGAGCGTCCACTACGACGTCGTCTCGAAGTGTCTCGACGCGGGCGTCCACGTGTTAGTCGAAAAGCCGATCGCCGAGACCGTCGAGGAAGGCCGAGCGCTGGCTGAACAGGCAGCCGACGCCGGACTCGTCTTGCAAGTCGGTCACATCGAACGGTTCAATCCGGCCGTCCAGACGGTCTCAGAGTTGATCGACGACCTCGAGGTCATCAGCCTCGAGGCCGAACGCCTCGGCCCGCCACTCGAGCGAACCTCGCTCGGGAACGTCGTCTCGGACCTGATGGTCCACGATATCGACATCGTCAGAGCCATTCTCGACGGCCAGCCTGACGCCATGACCGCGATGGGGACCGACGACGGCCAGTACACCACCGCCACACTCCAGTACGACGACGTGGTGGCCTCGCTGACGGCGAGTCGCGTCACGCAAAAGAAAGTCCGTCGGCTCACCGTAACCGCTCGAGAGTGCCTTCTCGAGGTCGATTACCTCCAACAATCCGTCTTGATTCACCGAAACTCCTACCCCGAGTACGTCGTCGACGATGGGAAACGACGCTATCGCCACGAGAGCGTCATCGAACGCCCACGAGTCGACAACGGCGAACCGCTTCGTCACGAACTCGAGGCCTTTCTCGAGGCCGTCAGAACCGATTCCGAACCGGTCGTGACGGCCGAAGACGGGATCGCCGCCCTCGAGACGGTCCAGACGATCTCTGCACTCGTCGACGACGAGACTCCCAAACGGGAGGTGCAAGCGCAATGA
- a CDS encoding DegT/DnrJ/EryC1/StrS family aminotransferase has translation MTGTNPGSGGDYPERTEQTSEARSNARADGGVAESDASGDADDAAGRSSDANPPADESTKSVSIAAPDLGSDALERVESVLESGMLADGPEVRAFEDEFADYCGTDRAVATSNGTTALHTALEALGLEAGDGVITSSFSFVASANAIRLAGGTPIFADIDPETYTLDPAAVERVLEDRDDVVGIMPVHLYGLAAPMDDLCAIADEHDLFVVEDACQAHGAAIDGERVGGFGDAACFSFYPTKNMTTGEGGVITTDRADVADRAASFVNHGRDVGSDGNYDHVRLGHNYRLTSMAGAIGRAQLERLPEFNRARREHAAYYNDELASLALETPTEPAGYRHVYHQYTISTDERDALASTLADHDVDTGVYYGTPIHRQPAYETVSTAAATLPQTERASESVLSLPVHPDLTAADRRTVVDAIYDHFHS, from the coding sequence ATGACCGGGACGAACCCCGGCTCAGGGGGTGACTACCCCGAGCGAACGGAGCAGACGAGTGAGGCCCGATCGAACGCTCGAGCGGACGGCGGCGTCGCAGAATCCGACGCTTCTGGTGATGCTGACGATGCCGCTGGCCGCTCGAGTGACGCGAATCCGCCGGCCGACGAGTCGACGAAATCCGTTTCGATCGCGGCCCCCGACCTGGGATCGGACGCCCTCGAGCGAGTCGAATCCGTCCTCGAGAGCGGGATGCTCGCCGACGGCCCGGAAGTCAGAGCCTTCGAAGACGAGTTCGCCGACTACTGTGGCACGGATCGTGCCGTCGCCACCTCGAACGGGACAACGGCCCTCCACACGGCGCTCGAGGCGCTCGGCCTCGAAGCGGGTGACGGCGTCATCACGTCGTCGTTCTCGTTCGTCGCGAGCGCGAACGCGATCAGACTCGCCGGCGGAACGCCGATCTTCGCCGATATCGACCCCGAAACGTACACCCTCGATCCCGCTGCCGTCGAGCGAGTGCTCGAGGACCGAGACGATGTCGTCGGGATCATGCCGGTCCACCTCTACGGGCTCGCCGCACCGATGGACGACCTCTGTGCGATCGCGGACGAACACGACCTGTTCGTCGTCGAAGACGCCTGTCAGGCCCACGGGGCGGCGATCGACGGCGAGCGCGTCGGCGGGTTCGGCGACGCGGCGTGTTTCTCGTTCTATCCGACGAAGAACATGACGACCGGCGAAGGCGGCGTGATCACCACCGATCGAGCCGACGTCGCCGACCGCGCCGCGAGTTTCGTCAATCACGGGCGAGACGTCGGCTCCGACGGCAACTACGACCACGTCCGTCTCGGCCACAACTACCGACTGACGAGCATGGCCGGCGCGATCGGCCGCGCCCAACTCGAGCGACTCCCCGAGTTCAACCGCGCCCGCAGGGAACACGCGGCTTACTACAACGACGAGTTGGCATCGCTGGCACTCGAGACGCCGACGGAACCGGCGGGCTACCGTCACGTCTACCACCAGTACACGATTTCGACGGACGAGCGAGACGCCCTCGCGTCGACGCTGGCGGACCACGATGTCGACACCGGCGTCTACTACGGAACGCCGATTCATCGACAGCCCGCCTACGAGACGGTGAGTACGGCCGCAGCGACGCTTCCGCAGACCGAACGGGCGAGCGAGAGCGTCCTCTCGTTGCCCGTCCATCCCGATCTTACGGCGGCCGATCGACGAACCGTCGTCGACGCGATTTACGACCACTTCCACTCATGA
- a CDS encoding acyltransferase → MSRFVCGENCTVDDETTLGHGEFEEPTRVGDDATIRAGSILYGDVTIGDEFTTGHDILVREATTIGDDVLVGTKTVIDGQTTIGSHVSLQTNVYIPTETTIGDNVFIGPSAALTNDEYPIRTDNGLEGPTIEDGASIGANATLLPGVTIGENAFVAAGSVVTEDVPPNTLAVGTPAKERPLPKPLEGANQLV, encoded by the coding sequence ATGAGTCGGTTCGTCTGTGGCGAGAACTGTACGGTCGACGACGAGACGACGCTCGGTCACGGTGAGTTCGAGGAGCCGACGAGAGTCGGCGACGACGCGACCATCAGAGCCGGGTCGATTCTCTACGGAGACGTCACTATCGGCGACGAATTTACGACGGGACACGACATTTTGGTCAGAGAAGCGACGACGATCGGTGACGACGTGCTCGTGGGGACCAAGACGGTTATCGACGGCCAAACGACGATCGGCTCCCATGTCAGTTTGCAAACGAACGTCTACATTCCGACCGAGACGACGATCGGCGACAACGTCTTCATCGGCCCGAGCGCCGCCTTGACGAACGACGAGTACCCGATCAGAACGGACAACGGCCTCGAGGGACCGACGATCGAAGACGGCGCGTCGATCGGCGCGAACGCGACGCTGTTGCCCGGCGTGACGATCGGTGAAAACGCGTTCGTCGCCGCCGGCTCCGTCGTTACGGAAGACGTTCCGCCGAACACGCTCGCCGTCGGGACGCCCGCGAAAGAACGTCCACTACCGAAGCCACTCGAGGGGGCGAACCAACTCGTATGA